The genomic stretch ATCAAGATCCGCCACCGGGAGTCCCCCGCCTTCGCCGTCATCAGCTACGGCAAGCTGGGCGGCAAGGAACTCGGCTACGCGTCGGACCTCGACATCATCTTCCTCTACGATGACGAAGCGCCCGAAGCGGCCGAGGTCTATACCCGCCTCGCCCAACGCACAAACACCTGGCTCTCGAGCCAGACGGCGGCAGGCAAACTGTTCGAGACCGATCTTCGCCTGCGGCCCAACGGTGACTCCGGCCTGATCGCGTGCTCGCTCGAGGCCTTCCGCAAGTATCAGCTCGAGTCCGCCTGGGTGTGGGAGCACCAGGCGCTCACCCGTGCCCGCTTCACCGCGGGGGATCCGGAACTCGGCGCCGCGTTCGAACGCATCCGCTGCGAAGTGCTGCGCATGCCGCGCGATGTCGAGAAGCTGCGCGCCGACGTGCTCGAGATGCGCGAGAAGATGCGTAGCGCCCACAGTGACAAGAGCAGCCAGTTCGACCTCAAGCACGACCACGGCGGCCTCATCGATGTCGAGTTCCTGATTCAGTATCTGGTGCTGGGCTACGCCCAGACCTATCCGGAGCTGACCGGCAACCTGGGCAACATCGCGCTGCTGCGCATGGCCGGTGAGCTCGGCCTCATCCCCACCGACCTCGCTGGCGCCTGCGGCGACAGCTATCGCAGCCTGCGCCACCTGCAGCACCGTCAGCGCCTCAACGACCTCGCATCCCGCGTGTCGCTGCAGGAGGCAGAGTCCGCACGCACCCCCGTGATCGCGCTCTGGCAGAAGGTATTCGGCGCCACATGAATCCCGGGGCTGTCATGGAAATGAACATGACGCCCATTTTTAGGGCAGATAGAATGCCTTCATATCAATTTCGAGGATGCTCGCCTGTCGCGGCGGCATCGCCCCGATGAGCCAGGAAATCGAACTCAAGCTGAGCCTGCCAAGCCGCTCGCTACCCGCGCTGCGCCGCCACCCCCTGGTTGCCGGTGCGCCACGGGAAGGCAAGACGTGCACGCTGGACAATACGTACTACGACACCCCAGAGCTCGCCCTCAAGGCGCGCAAGGTGGCCGTGCGCACCCGCCATCAGGGCCGGCAGTGGCTGCAGACGGTGAAGTGTGCGGCGGTGTCGACCGGTGGGCTTTCGCAGCGCCCGGAATGGGAGCAGCCCTACACCGACCGCTTCGATTTTTCCGCCATCGACGTGCCCGATGTCGCAAAGCTGCTCTCGCGGCACAAGGACGAACTGGTTCCGGTGTTCACCACCCGCTTTCGCCGCGAAACACGGCGCTACAGCCCGCGCGAAGGCGTCTGCATTCTTCTCATGATAGACACCGGCAGCGTCGAGGCGGTCAGCCGCAGCGCACCGATCTGCGAACTCGAACTCGAGCTGGTGGAAGGCAAGCCGCTCGACCTGCTCGAACTGGCGTGCGAACTCGCCCGGACCCTGCCGCTGATGCCGGGCGACGTGTCGAAGGCGCAGCGCGGATACCAGCTTTTCCTCGACCTGCCTGCGCGTCCGACCAAGGCAGAAGCCATCGAGCTCTCCCCCGACGACACCGTCATCGAAGCCTTTCGCCAGCACGCCTTCGCTTGCATCCGCCAATGGCAAGCCAATGCATCGGCGATCAACGAAGGCCACGACGGCCCCGAGTTCATCCATCAACTGCGTGTCTCGCTGCGACGGCTGCGCTCACTGATCAAGCTGTTCGCCCCCGCCCTGCCCACCGAGTTTGTCATCGAATGGAATGATCGCCTGCGCGAGAACGCAAACCGGTTTGGCGACACGCGTGACCTCGACGTACTCCACGCCGAGTTGCTCACACCCGTGGTCGCCGAAGGGCTCGCCGACGGCGCTGAAAGCGGCCTGCCGCCGCTGCTGAAGCTCATCGAAACCGCACGCCAGCAGGCACGCAAGGATGCCTTGCACAACATTACGCACTCCGCGCAAGGGCGGCTCGTACTCGAGCTCAACGCAGCACTGCAGGGGCTCCCGGTCAGCAACCTGATTGCCGCGGTCGACCTCAGGACCTTCGCCCGCCTTCAGCTCGATCGACTGCGCAAGCGCGCACGGCGCCGCTACGAAGCCTCGGTCACCCTCGTTCCCACTCAGCTCCACACCTTGCGCATCGCAATGAAGCAGCTGCGTTACGGGCTTGAGTTCTTCGGCTCGCTTCTCCCCGCGCGCGCAGTCGAGCGCTATCTGACAGGCATCACCGAAGCGCAGGGCACACTCGGTTTCCTGAACGACGTCGACGTCGCCCGCGGCCGGCTCAACGCCTGGGCCGGCAAGCGCAGCGACCTGCTGGCCGCGGCTTCATTCATCATCGGCTGGCACGGACCGCGCTATGCGCGACTGCGACGCCGGGTGCTGCAGGAGGTCGAACCCCTGCTGTGGGGAAAAACACCTTGGTGAACCCCTGAAGTCTGCGACTGTCATACCCGTGCAAGACGTGCCGGTTACGCTATCGGCCCTGACAAGACGGAGCATGAAATGGACTTGCTGCTGTGGCGCCACGCTGAAGCGGTGGACGGAACGCCCGATCACACTCGCGAACTCACCGATCGCGGACTGAAGCAGGCTCGCCGGGTGGCGGGCTGGATCGACGGGCATCGCCCCAAGCGTCTCAGAGTTCTGGCAAGTCCGACCGTGCGTACGCGGCAGACAGCAAGTGCATTCACCGACGACTTCGAGGTCATTCCTGCGCTTGGACCCGATGCAGGTGTATCCGACATGCTGGCAGCGTCCGGCTGGCCCGACGCCAGCGGTGCCACCCTGATCGTTGGCCACCAGCCCGGACTCGGTCGCCTGGCAGCGCTGCTGCTATCCGGTGTGGAGGCCGACTGGACGATCAAGAAAGGCGCGCTGTGGTGGTTCACCAACCGGGTCCGCGACAACGAAACCCAGACTGTCCTGCGCGCGGTCATTCCCGCAGACTTCGCCTGAGCACGGGAGTCATTCCCGCAGCCACTTCCATGGCTCGACCACGCCGGGGAATTTTCGCAGGCCTGACTTGTCTTTAGGTTAATCTGGCACACTACAAGGCGATCGCGACATCGGATTGTCTTCGCGGTTTCGCGGGTGCATTCAAGCGCCAGCCAACATTGCGTAAGATAGGGTCTTTCCTGCGAAGCGGATCATGCTGAAACGTATTCTGCCCACCCATGACAGCATCAAGAAAAGTCGCCTGCTGAGCTGGCTCGGGCCTCGTATTCACGACCCCTCGCTGTGGCACATCAACCGCAGGGCCGTTGCGCGCGGCGTTGCCATTGGCGCCTTTTTCGGTCTGATGGTGCCCGTGGCCCAGATTCCGGCCGCTGCAATCGCCTCGCTCTTCCTGCGCGGGAACCTGTGGATTGCGGCCGTATCGACCCTGGTCAGCAATCCATTCACCTACGCGCCGATCTACTACTTTGCCTACCGACTGGGCGCGAGCCTGATCGGCGCCCCGCTCCCGCAGCATGCGGCGGAGCTGAGCCACGACGCCGTTTCCCAGGCCTGGATCGGCCAGATTGCAGATCTATGGACCTGGCTTTCGGGCATTGGC from Parazoarcus communis encodes the following:
- a CDS encoding SixA phosphatase family protein, with product MDLLLWRHAEAVDGTPDHTRELTDRGLKQARRVAGWIDGHRPKRLRVLASPTVRTRQTASAFTDDFEVIPALGPDAGVSDMLAASGWPDASGATLIVGHQPGLGRLAALLLSGVEADWTIKKGALWWFTNRVRDNETQTVLRAVIPADFA
- a CDS encoding CYTH and CHAD domain-containing protein — translated: MSQEIELKLSLPSRSLPALRRHPLVAGAPREGKTCTLDNTYYDTPELALKARKVAVRTRHQGRQWLQTVKCAAVSTGGLSQRPEWEQPYTDRFDFSAIDVPDVAKLLSRHKDELVPVFTTRFRRETRRYSPREGVCILLMIDTGSVEAVSRSAPICELELELVEGKPLDLLELACELARTLPLMPGDVSKAQRGYQLFLDLPARPTKAEAIELSPDDTVIEAFRQHAFACIRQWQANASAINEGHDGPEFIHQLRVSLRRLRSLIKLFAPALPTEFVIEWNDRLRENANRFGDTRDLDVLHAELLTPVVAEGLADGAESGLPPLLKLIETARQQARKDALHNITHSAQGRLVLELNAALQGLPVSNLIAAVDLRTFARLQLDRLRKRARRRYEASVTLVPTQLHTLRIAMKQLRYGLEFFGSLLPARAVERYLTGITEAQGTLGFLNDVDVARGRLNAWAGKRSDLLAAASFIIGWHGPRYARLRRRVLQEVEPLLWGKTPW
- a CDS encoding DUF2062 domain-containing protein; translation: MLKRILPTHDSIKKSRLLSWLGPRIHDPSLWHINRRAVARGVAIGAFFGLMVPVAQIPAAAIASLFLRGNLWIAAVSTLVSNPFTYAPIYYFAYRLGASLIGAPLPQHAAELSHDAVSQAWIGQIADLWTWLSGIGQPLVLGMLLMALSGATIGYWGARLFWRYKVISKRRRLLHARVLRQAH